The following proteins come from a genomic window of Pseudomonas sp. Z8(2022):
- a CDS encoding LysR family transcriptional regulator, which translates to MKAPRVTLDQWRTLQAVVDQGGFAQAAEVLHRSQSSVSYTVARMQEQLGVPLLRIDGRKAVLTEAGDVLLRRSRQLVKQASQLEDLAHHMEQGWEAEVRLVVDAAYPTANLVRSLTAFMPQSRGCRVRLREEVLSGVEEVLLEGTADLAISALNITGHLGIELNEVEFVAVANPEHPLHRLQRELSFQDLEGQMQVVTRDSGRLQPRDAGWLGAEQRWTVGSLPTARTFVSSGLGFAWLPRHLIARELEEGLLKPLPLAQGGVRKPRFFLYSNKERVLGPATQILIELIKNFDAAPLDAPFAAPQSAN; encoded by the coding sequence ATGAAAGCTCCTCGCGTAACCCTGGATCAATGGCGCACGCTGCAAGCCGTGGTGGATCAGGGCGGTTTCGCCCAGGCAGCCGAAGTGTTGCACCGCTCGCAGTCCTCGGTCAGCTATACCGTGGCGCGCATGCAGGAACAGCTCGGTGTGCCGCTGCTGCGCATAGACGGGCGCAAGGCGGTGCTTACCGAAGCCGGCGATGTGCTGCTGCGCCGCTCGCGGCAACTGGTCAAGCAGGCCAGCCAGTTGGAGGACCTGGCCCACCACATGGAGCAGGGCTGGGAAGCCGAAGTGCGCCTGGTGGTGGACGCCGCCTACCCCACGGCCAATCTCGTCCGCTCCCTGACCGCCTTCATGCCGCAAAGCCGCGGCTGCCGCGTACGCCTGCGCGAGGAAGTGCTGTCCGGGGTCGAGGAGGTGCTGCTCGAAGGTACCGCCGATCTGGCCATCAGTGCGCTGAACATCACCGGTCACCTGGGCATCGAACTGAACGAAGTGGAGTTCGTCGCCGTCGCCAACCCGGAGCACCCGTTACACCGCCTGCAACGTGAGCTGAGCTTTCAGGATCTGGAAGGCCAGATGCAGGTGGTAACCCGCGACAGCGGTCGCCTGCAGCCACGTGATGCCGGCTGGCTGGGCGCCGAACAACGCTGGACGGTTGGCAGCCTGCCCACCGCGCGCACCTTCGTCAGCAGCGGCCTGGGCTTCGCCTGGCTACCGCGCCACCTGATCGCCAGGGAGCTGGAGGAAGGCCTGCTCAAACCATTGCCCCTGGCTCAGGGCGGTGTGCGCAAACCGCGGTTCTTCCTCTACAGCAACAAGGAGCGCGTCCTCGGCCCGGCGACGCAAATTCTCATCGAGCTGATCAAGAACTTCGACGCGGCCCCACTGGACGCTCCCTTCGCCGCGCCGCAGTCGGCCAACTGA
- a CDS encoding alpha/beta fold hydrolase gives MAYFDNDGCQLHYEDYGHGEPLLLVHGLGSSTREWEYQIPVLAQHYRVIALDVRGHGRSDKPRGAYRIADFAADVAALIEYLQLPPVHLVGISMGGMIGFQLGVDRPELLRSLTIVNSGPEVRARSARDWLEIGKRWTLSRLLSLETIAKTLAKLLFPRPEQAELRRKVEERWPQNDKRAYLASLDAIIGWGVRERLERITCPTLVISADRDYTPVERKREYVAEMPDARLLVIENSRHATPLDQPERFNSALLAFLGETANKEN, from the coding sequence ATGGCCTATTTCGACAATGATGGCTGTCAGCTGCACTACGAGGACTATGGCCACGGCGAGCCGCTGCTGCTGGTGCATGGTCTGGGCTCGAGCACGCGCGAATGGGAATACCAGATTCCGGTACTGGCGCAGCACTATCGGGTGATAGCCCTTGACGTACGCGGTCACGGTCGCTCGGACAAGCCGCGCGGCGCCTATCGCATCGCCGACTTCGCCGCGGACGTGGCCGCGCTGATCGAATACCTGCAACTGCCACCGGTGCACCTGGTGGGCATTTCCATGGGCGGCATGATCGGCTTTCAACTCGGCGTCGACCGCCCAGAGCTGCTACGCAGCCTGACCATCGTCAACAGCGGTCCGGAGGTCAGGGCCCGGAGCGCGCGCGACTGGCTGGAGATCGGCAAGCGCTGGACGCTGTCGCGCCTGCTCAGCCTGGAAACCATCGCCAAGACGCTGGCCAAGCTGCTGTTTCCGAGACCGGAGCAGGCCGAGCTGCGCCGCAAGGTCGAAGAGCGTTGGCCGCAGAACGACAAGCGCGCCTACCTGGCCAGCCTTGACGCCATCATCGGCTGGGGCGTGCGGGAACGCCTCGAACGCATCACCTGTCCTACTCTGGTGATCAGTGCCGACCGCGACTACACGCCAGTTGAACGCAAACGTGAATACGTGGCAGAAATGCCGGATGCGCGCCTGCTGGTAATCGAAAATTCGCGCCACGCCACACCACTGGATCAACCCGAACGCTTTAATAGCGCCCTGCTCGCCTTTCTCGGCGAAACTGCCAACAAGGAAAACTGA
- a CDS encoding peptidylprolyl isomerase, with product MLKQLVLATGALLLSSSLLAAENPKVLLTTSQGEIEVELAADKAPISTQNFLKYVDSGFYNGTQFHRVIPGFMIQGGGFDADMRQKDTDAPIKNEADNGLHNVRGTLAMARTQVRDSATSQFFINHKDNSFLDHGSRDFGYAVFGKVTRGMDVVDKIAQVPTSNRGMHQNVPREPVLIIDAKRL from the coding sequence ATGCTCAAGCAACTCGTTCTCGCCACCGGCGCCCTGCTGCTTTCGTCCAGCCTGCTGGCCGCAGAAAATCCCAAGGTGCTGCTGACCACCAGCCAGGGGGAAATCGAAGTGGAGCTGGCTGCCGACAAGGCGCCAATCAGCACACAGAACTTTCTCAAGTACGTCGACAGCGGCTTCTACAACGGCACCCAGTTCCATCGGGTGATTCCGGGCTTCATGATCCAGGGCGGCGGTTTCGATGCCGACATGCGCCAGAAGGACACCGACGCGCCAATCAAGAACGAAGCCGACAACGGCCTGCACAACGTGCGCGGCACCCTGGCCATGGCGCGTACCCAGGTACGCGATTCGGCCACCAGCCAGTTCTTCATCAACCACAAGGACAATTCCTTCCTCGACCACGGCTCGCGCGACTTCGGCTATGCCGTATTCGGCAAGGTGACCCGCGGCATGGACGTGGTGGACAAGATCGCCCAGGTACCTACCAGCAACCGTGGCATGCACCAGAATGTTCCCCGCGAGCCGGTGCTGATCATCGACGCCAAGCGCCTGTAA
- the fpr gene encoding ferredoxin-NADP reductase has product MSNMNVERVLSVHHWNDTLFSFKCTRDPGLRFENGQFVMIGLQQDNGRPLMRAYSIASPNWEEHLEFFSIKVPDGPLTSQLQHLKEGDEIIISKKPTGTLVLDDLNPGKHLYLLSTGTGLAPFMSVIQDPETYERFEKVILVHGVRYVNEVAYREFITEHLPQNEFFGDALKSKLIYYPTVTREPFENQGRLTDLMRSGKLFADIGLPPINPQDDRAMICGSPSMLDETSQVLDSFGLKISPRMREPGDYLIERAFVEK; this is encoded by the coding sequence ATGAGCAATATGAACGTCGAGCGCGTGCTCAGCGTCCACCACTGGAACGATACGCTGTTCAGCTTCAAGTGCACCCGCGACCCGGGGCTGCGCTTCGAGAATGGTCAGTTCGTGATGATCGGCCTGCAGCAGGACAACGGCCGCCCGCTGATGCGCGCCTATTCCATCGCCAGCCCGAACTGGGAAGAGCATCTGGAGTTCTTCAGCATCAAGGTGCCGGACGGTCCGCTGACTTCGCAGCTGCAGCATCTGAAGGAAGGCGACGAGATCATCATCAGCAAGAAGCCCACCGGCACCCTGGTGCTCGATGACCTCAACCCCGGCAAGCATCTGTACCTGCTGTCCACCGGTACTGGCCTGGCGCCCTTCATGAGCGTGATTCAGGATCCGGAAACCTACGAGCGCTTCGAGAAGGTGATTCTGGTGCACGGCGTGCGCTACGTGAACGAAGTCGCCTATCGCGAGTTCATCACCGAGCACCTGCCGCAGAACGAATTCTTCGGCGACGCGTTGAAGAGCAAGCTGATCTACTACCCGACGGTCACCCGCGAGCCGTTCGAGAATCAGGGCCGCCTGACCGACCTGATGCGCAGTGGCAAGCTGTTCGCCGATATCGGCCTGCCGCCGATCAATCCGCAGGATGACCGCGCCATGATCTGCGGCAGTCCGAGCATGCTCGACGAGACCAGCCAGGTGCTCGACAGCTTTGGCCTGAAGATTTCCCCGCGCATGCGTGAGCCGGGGGACTATCTGATCGAGCGTGCCTTCGTGGAAAAATAA
- a CDS encoding LysR family transcriptional regulator: MRFTLRQLQVFVAVAQHESVSRAAQSLALSQSATSTSLAELERQSDCQLFDRAGKRLALNALGRQLLPEAVALIDQAREIERLLGGKSGYGSLNVGATLTVGNYLATLLIGGFMQRHPECRVKLQVHNTAHVVQQIAHYELDLGLIEGDCQHPDIEVHPWVEDELVVFCAPQHPLARRGSASLEELTHEAWILREQGSGTRLTFDQAMRHHPRNLNIRLELEHTEAIKRAVESGLGIGCISRLALRDAFRRGSLMPVETPELDLRRQFYFIWHTQKYQTAAMREFLEQCRALTAGVDRSDQIVLPPIV; the protein is encoded by the coding sequence ATGCGATTCACTCTGAGACAACTTCAGGTGTTCGTGGCCGTGGCTCAACATGAGAGTGTCTCGCGCGCGGCGCAATCACTCGCATTGTCGCAGTCGGCCACCAGTACCTCGCTGGCCGAACTGGAGCGACAGTCCGACTGCCAGTTGTTCGACCGCGCCGGCAAACGCCTGGCACTCAACGCCCTGGGCCGGCAATTGCTGCCCGAAGCGGTGGCGCTGATCGATCAGGCACGCGAGATCGAACGCCTGCTGGGCGGCAAGAGCGGTTATGGCTCGCTGAACGTCGGGGCCACCCTGACCGTGGGTAACTATCTGGCCACGCTGCTGATTGGCGGCTTCATGCAGCGCCACCCCGAATGCCGGGTAAAGCTGCAGGTGCACAACACGGCCCATGTGGTGCAGCAGATCGCGCATTACGAACTGGATCTGGGCCTGATCGAAGGTGACTGCCAGCACCCGGATATCGAAGTGCATCCCTGGGTCGAGGATGAACTGGTGGTGTTCTGTGCACCGCAGCATCCGCTGGCCCGGCGCGGCAGTGCCAGCCTGGAGGAACTGACCCACGAAGCCTGGATTCTGCGCGAACAGGGCTCGGGCACACGGCTGACCTTCGATCAGGCCATGCGCCATCATCCGCGCAATCTCAACATCCGTCTGGAGCTGGAACACACCGAAGCGATCAAACGCGCCGTGGAGTCCGGGCTGGGTATCGGCTGCATTTCACGCCTGGCGCTGCGCGACGCCTTCCGCCGTGGCAGCCTGATGCCGGTGGAAACCCCGGAGCTGGACCTGCGCCGGCAGTTCTACTTCATCTGGCACACGCAGAAGTATCAGACGGCAGCGATGCGCGAGTTTCTCGAGCAGTGCCGCGCGCTGACCGCCGGAGTCGACCGCAGCGATCAGATCGTCCTGCCGCCGATCGTCTGA
- the erdR gene encoding response regulator transcription factor ErdR, which translates to MAAYEILIADDHPLFRSALQQALTLGLGPEVRLVEAASIAELEGHLAAKSDWDLVLLDLNMPGAYGFSGLVLLRGQYPQIPVVMISAQEEASVVNRSREFGASGFIPKSSPLETLQQAVRQVLDGDTWWPPLAEDSAPVSEEAKAAGAGLASLTPQQFRVLTMVCEGLLNKQIAYELSVSEATVKAHVTAIFRKLGVRTRTQAALLLQQMESIPAQ; encoded by the coding sequence ATGGCCGCCTATGAAATCCTGATTGCCGACGATCACCCGCTGTTTCGCAGCGCGCTGCAGCAAGCATTGACCCTGGGGCTGGGCCCTGAAGTCCGTCTGGTGGAAGCTGCCAGCATTGCCGAACTCGAAGGCCATCTGGCCGCGAAGAGCGACTGGGATCTGGTCCTGCTCGATCTGAACATGCCGGGCGCCTACGGTTTTTCCGGCCTGGTGCTGCTGCGCGGTCAGTATCCGCAGATTCCGGTGGTGATGATCTCCGCTCAGGAAGAGGCTTCCGTGGTCAACCGCTCCCGTGAGTTCGGTGCCAGCGGTTTCATTCCCAAGTCCAGCCCGCTGGAAACCTTGCAGCAAGCCGTGCGTCAGGTACTCGATGGCGATACCTGGTGGCCGCCACTGGCCGAAGACAGTGCGCCGGTATCCGAAGAGGCCAAGGCCGCCGGCGCCGGTCTCGCCAGCCTGACGCCGCAACAGTTCCGCGTATTGACCATGGTCTGTGAAGGTCTGCTGAACAAGCAGATCGCATACGAGCTGAGCGTCTCGGAAGCGACGGTCAAGGCGCATGTCACGGCGATTTTCCGCAAGCTGGGTGTACGCACCCGCACGCAGGCGGCCCTGCTGTTGCAGCAGATGGAGTCGATCCCGGCGCAGTGA
- a CDS encoding DMT family transporter yields MRSQALRADLLMLITAMIWGSAFVAQRLGMDNIGPFLYTGLRFALACLALLPVLALLQRRQQRPAVPLNRNLLIGGVVMGLALSLGINLQQVGLLFTTVTNSGFITGLYVIVVPILGLLIGQRSSAGIWLGASLAVVGMFLLSVGEGFTVASGDWLQLAGAFVWGIHVLLVGFFASRHDPLRLAFIQFATCAVISLLLAAVFETTTLDGVIAAAPAILYGGLFGVAVGFTLQVVAQRHAIASHAAIILSLEAVFAAIAGALLLGEVLALRGYLGCALMFGGMLLAQLWPKPLPAELSDTPADAGAERR; encoded by the coding sequence ATGCGAAGCCAAGCCCTGCGCGCCGACCTGTTGATGCTGATTACCGCAATGATCTGGGGTAGCGCCTTCGTTGCCCAGCGCCTGGGCATGGATAACATCGGCCCCTTCCTCTATACCGGCTTGCGTTTTGCTCTCGCCTGCCTGGCCCTGCTGCCGGTACTGGCCCTGCTGCAGCGTCGCCAGCAACGCCCCGCCGTACCGCTGAACCGCAACCTGCTGATCGGCGGCGTGGTCATGGGCCTGGCGCTGTCGCTGGGCATCAACCTGCAGCAGGTGGGCCTGCTGTTCACCACGGTGACCAACTCCGGGTTCATCACCGGGCTGTATGTGATTGTAGTGCCGATTCTCGGCCTGCTGATTGGTCAGCGCAGCAGCGCAGGCATCTGGCTGGGTGCCAGCCTGGCAGTGGTCGGCATGTTCCTGCTCAGCGTCGGGGAAGGCTTCACCGTGGCGTCCGGCGACTGGCTGCAACTGGCAGGCGCCTTTGTCTGGGGTATTCATGTGTTGCTGGTGGGTTTCTTCGCCAGCCGCCACGACCCGCTGCGCCTGGCCTTCATCCAGTTCGCCACCTGCGCAGTGATCAGCCTGCTGCTGGCGGCCGTTTTCGAAACCACGACGCTGGACGGCGTCATTGCCGCCGCCCCGGCCATTCTCTATGGCGGCCTGTTCGGCGTAGCGGTCGGTTTTACCCTGCAGGTGGTGGCGCAGCGGCATGCCATTGCCTCCCACGCGGCGATCATCCTCTCGCTGGAGGCGGTGTTCGCCGCCATTGCCGGCGCCCTGCTGCTGGGCGAAGTGCTGGCGCTGCGCGGTTATCTGGGTTGCGCACTGATGTTCGGCGGCATGCTGCTGGCTCAGTTGTGGCCCAAGCCCTTGCCTGCCGAACTCAGCGATACGCCTGCAGACGCTGGTGCAGAGCGTCGTTGA
- a CDS encoding tRNA-uridine aminocarboxypropyltransferase: protein MTHPAPHAVARLRAERLARSVKPFIARGSRAERCPHCRVQPTHCLCAWRPQVQASAGMCLVMHDIEALKPSNTGWLIADVVPETHAFGWSRTAVDPALLELLSDPQWQPYLVFPGEYVAPQRVVEEVRLAPGKRPLFVLLDATWTEARKMFRKSPYLDGLPVLSLTPAQLSRYRLRRSTRGEHLCTAEVAAMCLELAGDLRAGEALDDYLDAFSQHYLAAKRRLPLDLNDALHQRLQAYR, encoded by the coding sequence ATGACCCATCCAGCTCCACATGCCGTCGCCCGTTTGCGCGCAGAACGCCTGGCGCGCAGCGTCAAACCCTTCATCGCCCGCGGTTCGCGTGCCGAGCGCTGCCCGCATTGCCGGGTACAGCCGACCCATTGCCTGTGTGCCTGGCGTCCGCAGGTGCAGGCCAGTGCCGGCATGTGCCTGGTGATGCACGATATCGAGGCGCTGAAACCGAGCAATACCGGTTGGCTGATCGCTGATGTGGTGCCTGAAACCCACGCCTTCGGGTGGTCGCGTACCGCCGTCGATCCGGCGCTGCTGGAACTGCTGTCCGATCCGCAGTGGCAGCCTTATCTGGTCTTTCCCGGCGAGTATGTGGCGCCGCAGCGCGTGGTGGAGGAGGTGCGGCTGGCGCCGGGCAAGCGGCCCTTGTTCGTACTGCTCGATGCCACCTGGACCGAGGCGCGCAAGATGTTTCGCAAGAGTCCCTATCTGGACGGCCTGCCGGTGCTCAGCCTGACGCCTGCGCAACTGTCACGCTATCGCCTGCGTCGTTCCACCCGCGGTGAGCACCTGTGCACCGCCGAAGTGGCTGCCATGTGTCTCGAGCTGGCCGGCGATCTGCGCGCCGGCGAAGCGCTGGATGACTATCTGGACGCTTTCAGCCAGCACTATCTGGCGGCCAAACGGCGCCTGCCTCTGGACCTCAACGACGCTCTGCACCAGCGTCTGCAGGCGTATCGCTGA
- a CDS encoding OmpP1/FadL family transporter: MTMLFRRWPSRVMVGSLLVLPVAQVQASGYHFGSQSVAAQGSAHANGAEAADPSTIFYNPAGLTRLKGTQVTSGLSILLPDGDYEDKGSRDAFGNPVSGDAGEFLPDVAAAPNFYFSHEINDRVTIGLGIFTPFGAKLDYKEDWAGRYGIQSASLETVTFNPSIAFRFNEHHSIGFGVSAQYIKSVQRGAADVKGASRQLAGQFVDANYDSTRNAADPILGPIVGGIAGVPVPEEITSCGGIADRDGFVDCVAGNFADNVQGDGYFRVKGDDWGFGWNIGYMWEPTESTRFGVSYRSNIRHTMEGETKWSFAGVQGGVPSPDTSLEGGITIPIVDIYVPPTDALQELFDESNWVNPGEFAATRLHPKSKGKTAIDTPEMLSFNAFHQLNDKVALMADLTFTRHSRLDEVRIGIDQVAGYPYFNGVTEGDLTVKQDWKDSYKISLGMNYQYSDDLLLRTGVAYDRSPVNSAQLRHPAFPDADRYWLSFGANYKVTRDTSLDFAYSFVQFSSGKMDYRDGCSPAGWVPGSGGMYQDSGERCTGNGGNYTGEYNTRIHFIGLALNHTF, encoded by the coding sequence ATGACAATGCTCTTTCGGCGCTGGCCATCACGCGTGATGGTCGGCAGTCTACTGGTTTTGCCCGTCGCGCAGGTGCAGGCATCCGGTTATCACTTTGGTTCGCAATCGGTGGCGGCGCAGGGATCGGCCCATGCCAACGGTGCCGAGGCGGCCGATCCTTCGACCATTTTCTACAACCCGGCTGGCCTGACTCGGCTCAAGGGTACACAGGTAACGTCCGGACTGAGCATTCTGCTGCCGGATGGCGATTACGAGGACAAGGGGAGTCGTGACGCATTCGGCAACCCTGTCTCGGGGGATGCGGGCGAGTTTCTGCCCGATGTTGCTGCCGCCCCCAACTTCTACTTCTCCCACGAGATCAATGACCGGGTGACGATTGGCCTGGGCATCTTCACCCCGTTCGGCGCCAAGCTCGACTACAAGGAGGACTGGGCCGGGCGCTACGGCATCCAGTCGGCGAGCCTGGAGACCGTGACCTTCAATCCGAGCATTGCCTTTCGCTTCAACGAACATCACAGCATCGGCTTCGGTGTGTCGGCGCAGTACATCAAGTCGGTGCAGCGTGGTGCGGCCGATGTCAAAGGTGCGTCGCGGCAGCTGGCCGGGCAGTTCGTCGATGCCAACTACGACAGTACCCGCAATGCCGCGGACCCCATTCTCGGGCCTATCGTGGGGGGCATCGCCGGTGTGCCGGTACCGGAAGAAATCACCTCCTGCGGCGGCATCGCGGACAGGGACGGCTTTGTCGACTGCGTCGCCGGCAACTTCGCCGACAACGTTCAGGGCGACGGCTATTTCCGGGTCAAGGGCGACGATTGGGGGTTCGGCTGGAACATTGGCTACATGTGGGAGCCGACCGAATCGACGCGCTTTGGCGTGTCCTATCGCTCCAATATTCGCCATACCATGGAGGGCGAGACGAAATGGAGTTTCGCCGGTGTGCAGGGCGGCGTTCCTTCACCGGACACTTCGCTCGAGGGCGGTATCACCATCCCCATCGTGGACATCTACGTTCCGCCGACCGATGCCCTGCAGGAGCTGTTCGACGAGAGCAACTGGGTCAACCCGGGTGAGTTCGCGGCCACACGTCTGCACCCCAAATCCAAGGGCAAGACCGCCATCGATACCCCGGAAATGCTCTCCTTCAATGCCTTCCACCAGCTCAACGACAAGGTGGCATTGATGGCGGATCTGACCTTCACTCGTCATTCACGGCTCGACGAGGTGCGCATCGGTATCGACCAGGTCGCCGGCTATCCCTATTTCAATGGGGTGACCGAGGGCGACCTGACCGTCAAACAGGACTGGAAGGACAGCTACAAAATCTCTCTGGGCATGAACTACCAGTACAGCGATGATCTGCTGCTGCGTACCGGCGTGGCCTACGACCGCTCGCCGGTCAACTCGGCGCAGTTGCGCCATCCGGCCTTCCCTGATGCGGATCGCTACTGGCTGTCCTTCGGCGCCAACTACAAGGTGACGCGCGACACCTCGCTGGACTTCGCCTACAGCTTCGTGCAGTTCTCCAGCGGCAAAATGGACTACCGCGATGGCTGCTCCCCGGCCGGCTGGGTGCCCGGATCTGGCGGCATGTACCAGGACAGTGGCGAGCGTTGCACCGGTAACGGTGGCAATTACACCGGGGAGTACAACACCCGCATCCACTTCATCGGTCTGGCATTGAACCACACGTTCTGA
- a CDS encoding quorum-sensing-regulated virulence factor family protein yields MLRYILPALALGLLLPTAQAASLKEMELTRTLEQVARQSSEGTPRAINEDILDQGYTVEGHTLINHLSVREAHAAKMRGNPDTVRTQLAASVCRNPGYRSLLAKGAQLRYQFSEYRSNRPVTVEVFDKSDCGL; encoded by the coding sequence ATGCTGCGTTACATCCTCCCCGCTCTCGCGCTCGGCCTGTTGCTTCCCACTGCCCAGGCAGCGTCGCTGAAGGAGATGGAGCTGACCCGCACCCTGGAGCAGGTCGCCCGACAGAGCAGCGAAGGCACGCCGCGAGCGATCAACGAGGACATCCTCGATCAGGGCTACACGGTGGAAGGTCACACGCTGATCAACCACCTCAGCGTACGGGAGGCGCACGCCGCAAAAATGCGCGGCAACCCCGACACCGTGCGCACCCAACTGGCTGCCAGCGTCTGCCGCAACCCGGGCTATCGCAGCCTGCTGGCTAAAGGCGCGCAACTGCGTTACCAGTTCAGCGAATACCGCAGCAATCGCCCAGTGACCGTCGAGGTCTTTGACAAGAGCGACTGCGGCCTCTGA